Genomic segment of Pseudomonas iranensis:
GCGGCGGAAGTGCTGGTTGACGAAGTAGTCCCGCGCTTGCTCGCGCATGATCGGGTGTTCGATGGTTTCCAGAAAGTCCATGCCTTCGGCGCTCAGGTTGAGCGGGTCGACCGAGTCCAGCGGCACTGCCGTGGTGGCGTAGTCGAGTTTGGCCGGGGCCAGCGCGTCGACCATGTCGGCGAAGTACATGCAGTTCCAGTCGCGGTTGAAATATTCGTGGGCGACGTAGTGACGATCCTGGCCCTTGATGCTTTGCAGCCGCGCGCCGAGACTCGGCGCCGCAGCGGCATACTTCGGATTGGCCGCGAGCAACGCTTCGGAAAACTCCAGTGCGGCGTCAATACGCTCATCGGAGCGCGCCGAGGCATTGGCGAAACGGTCATGCAGGCTGAACAGATTGCGCAGCGGCGCCGACGGCGACCAGCCGGGGAAGCAGTTGTAGCTGACGTAGAGCATGCCGCCCGGTTTCAGATGACGGCGGGCGAATTCGACGATCAGTTTCTGATTGTCGCGGCTGACCCAGGTCCAGATACCGTGCAGGCTGATGCTGTCGAACTGCGGCAGGTCATTGCGCGCCAGCAGCTGTTCGAAACTGTCGTCATACAGACGCGCGCCATTGTTGGCGGCAGTCGCGAGGTCGATGGCATGGGCCGCCATACCCGGGTGAAAGTCCGTACCGACAAACGAACCCGGGTTGGCGGTGGCGTGGATGTTGATCGACACGCCCTGACCGAAGCCCAGTTCGCAGTGCACGCCGTCGTTGCTTTCCAGCGTGGCGAACCCGCGCAACAACAGGCAGTAACGCAGGAACACCGGATTGATCTCCCGGCTATAGCTGTAGGTGTAGCCTTCGTCGGTGAAATAACCTTCGTTCCAGGCGTTGCTCATGGGTACAGCCTCTTGTTCTTGAAAGTGATGGCAGTCTTATAAGGGGTTGGCATTGCGCGCGACAAATTGAAAAAACGGATACTTCTCCAAACCCTGTGGGAACGAGCCTGCTCGCGAAAGCTTTTTTTCAGTTTGAATATAATCGGCTGACACGCCGCTTTCATGAGCAGGCTCGCTGCCACAGGGATCTTCAACACATTCAAGCAGGATTGATGGACCGATCACGCACCCCACGGCCCATTCGCGCAGGCATTTTGTTGTGCGCCAAAACTGTCATATTCCTTCCCACTCGCCTGCCCATAGTGACCAGCCCAACGCTGATTTCATGAGGCTGCACTGTGTTCCAACGTCTTCTGTGTTCGCTGTCCGTTCTGAGCCTGTCCATCGCCGCTGCCCACGCGGCCGAGCCTGTCACCCTTGATACGCCGCGCTTGTCCGGCATCGACAACTTTCGCGACATCGCCGGCATCACCACCGCGTACTCCACCGCCCACGACGGCGTGATGCGCAGCGGCGTGTTCTACCGCTCCAACGCATTGACGCCGTCGGCGACGGATCTGGCGACGCTCAATGGTCTAGGCATCAAAGCCATTTACGACTTGCGCACGCCCAGCGAAATTGCCGCCACGCCTGACACGATGATCACGGGCGCGGCCTACCGCAATATCGATATCATCGGCAGCACCACCTCGGGTGCGGACATCACCAATATCTCGTTCCACAGTGCCGCCGAAGCGGTGGCGATGATGGAGGAAACCAACCGCGCTTTCGTCAGCGATACCGGCATGCGCGGGCAGTTCGGCCAGTTGTTCAATGAGCTGGCCAGTGTCGACGCCGCGCAGCTGTTCCACTGTACCGCCGGCAAGGACCGCACCGGCTGGACCGCCGCCGTGTTGCAGAGCATCGCTGGCGTCGATGAGGCGACGATCATGGCCAATTATCTGGCGACCAACGACTACACCGCCGCCCGTGTCGCCGCGACCTTGAAAGCGCTGCCGCCGAGCATGGCCGCTGTCTACGAGCCGCTGCTCGGCGTGCAGGCCAGTTACTTGCAGGCCGGTCTCGACCAGGTCGCCGCCGAGTACGGCAGCATGGACAACTACCTCAAGCAGGGCCTCGGTCTGTCCCAGGAAACCATTTACGTACTGCGCGGCAAACTGGTCGAGTACAACAGCTTGCCGGGGCAGGCCGGGCTGGTCGGCAACGCCGCCGCTGGTGCCGAATTGCTGCGGCAGTTGCAGAACTCCGAGCTGTCCGGCACCTACAGCGCCTATAACTACTACCTGCAATCGGCGATCGACGCCGGCACTCTGGGCGGTGTCGAATCTCAAGTCGGCGGTCAGGTCCACGCCGATGCGGCCAGTTATCTATTGCGGCAGAACGCGATGATCGAACAAGCCGCTGCGCCGTTCGCCAGCGGCAGCGATTTGAAGGTCGGCCAATACCGCCTCTGGAGCACCGCGCTCGCCAGCTACGTCGGCACCGACGGCTCAGCCCACGCCGATAGCAGCAACGAGCACAGCCAGGGCTTGATGCTCGGCATCACCCAGCGCTTCAGCGAACAACTCAGCGCGCGCGGCAGCTTTGGCTACAGCAAGGGCAGCGTGGGCAACGCGGGTGGCGAGGCCGATACTGACTTCACCTTCCTCAACCTCGGTGCGCGTTACGGCCTAACCAGCCTTGAGCGCGGCATGTTTGTCGATGCCAACGCCAGCGCCGGATATGTCGACTACGACAGCAAACGCGAGCTTGGCGGTGGTCTCGGCACTGCCAAGGGCGACACTCACGGCAATCTCACTGGCGTGACCGTGGCGTTGGGTTATCGCCTGCCGCTGAGCAGCGTGATTGTCGAACCGAGCCTGGGCTTTCGCGTCAGTCATCTCGACTTGCAAGGTTTCAAAGAGAAGGGCAGTGAGTTGGCGCTCGACGTCGATGGCATCGAGCAGACCCGCCGCAGCGCGGTAGCCAATCTCGACGTGTCATTCGCCCCGGTGACGATGGGTGCGTGGCAGTTGGTCCCGGGCGTTCGCGTGGGCTATGAACGCGCGCTCGGCGATCAGCAAGTCGACAGCGAAGGCCACCTGCTGGGGCTGGATATCGAGCAGCGCGCGGCGTTCGACAATCGCGACCAGTTCAGCGGCGGCGTTAATCTGATGGCCAATCTCGGCGCCCTGAGTGTAGGCGCTGAGGTCGGCGCCAACGGTGGCGGTGACAGCCATGGTTTCAATGGCGGACTCAAGGCCAGTTACGCGTTTTGAACACAGCGAGCCCGGCAAATTGCCGGGCTCTTGCGCTCAAGCATGCTGCGCACGCGAAGGTTGCTGTGTGCGTGCCGGCTGCGCGCTGGGTTCGGGCAGCGAGGCGACATGCACGGTGCGCGCCGGGAAGGCGAACGTCGCGTCCAGGTCGGCCACCGCTTCCATGATTGCCAGATTGATGCGTTGCTGCACGTCCATGTAGACGTTGTAGCTGGCGTCCAGAACGATATATACCGTCTCGAATTCCAGCGCGCTTTCACCAAAACTGCGGAAATGGCAGCGGTCGAATCGGGCCTGTTTTTCGTTCTTGATGATGCTTTCAACGCGTTGAGTGATCTGGCGGATCTGTTCGCTGGTGCACTCGTAAGTCAGACGAAATTCGAACACCACTCGACGCTCCTGCAAGCGTTTGTAGTTCTGAATGGTGCTGCCGATCATGTCGGCGTTGGCCATGACAATCTGCTCACCGCCGAGACTGCGGATGCGCGTGGTCTTCAGGCCGACGTGCTCGACCGTACCTGCCAGCGTGCCGACGACGATGAAATCACCCACCTCAAACGGCTTGTCGACGGCAATCGACAGCGAGGCGAACACGTCGCCGAGAATGTTCTGCACCGCCAGCGCCACCGCGATACCGCCGACACCCAGGCTGGCGACGAATGCAGTGATGTTCACGCCCAGGTTCGACAGCATCGCCAGCAGAATCACCGCCCACAGCAACACCTTGACGCCCCACAGGCTCAGGGTCGCCAGGGCGCTCGCCTGAAAAGTGCCGGTCGCGTTATGCCGCGAGAAATACCGATGCAACCCCAGCGCCAGCGCGCGGTTGGTCCACAGGCCGACCTGCAACGCCGCTACCACGAACCATAAACTGCTGACCCGCCCGAGCCAGCGCTCCGGCAAATCCAGCAAACCGATGCCGACCAGAATCGATGCCAACAGCAGCAACGTGGTGCTGGTCGCCGCCAGCACTTCGCTGGCCATGTAGGTCAGATGCCCATTGCCGGCGCTGGCCCGGGCCTGCACCTTGCGGAACACGAAACGGATCGCCGTGGTGGTCAGCAGATAACTGAGCGTCGCGGCGAGAAATGCCAGCACCCAGTTCGCCAGTGAAATTCCTAAAATCGTGTGAGCCGTGAAAAAGCCGATGAAATCCTCGGTCATGGAAACCCCCTTTTCGCCAAGTGACCTGTCTGGGGTTAGTCGCCCTGAGATTCCTGCTGTTCAATCAAATGCAGGTTTCGCCGGACCGAATGGTCAACGCCTGGCCTTCAACTCCGCTGGGCTTACGCCGTAAGCGCTTTGAAAATACTGACAAAAGCGCCCGACATTACTGAAGCCAAAGCTCAACGCCACCTCCGTCACGGAGCCTGCATGCCCGCGCACCAACGCCTCATAGGCGCGCTGCAAACGCACCTGGCGCTGATACGCCACGATCGACATCCCGACAAAACGTCGAAAGCCCTCCTGCAAGGCGCGCTGGCTGACATGGCTCAACCGCGCCAGATCCACGCCACTGACCAACTGCTGCGGATGCGCCTGAATAAACTCCATCGCCACCTTCACATGTCGCGGCGCCACACACGGCGCCGGCCCCCGTAATGCCTCGGTGAAGTTGTGCGGCCACGCCTCCAGCACCGCATCGATCAACATCTCGCGCAACCGTGACGGCATCAGCGTGCCGCTGTTGATCAAGGCATCGAACTCAGTGCCCGTGGCCAGATCGATCAACGCCTTGAGGCCCTGAAATGCCGGGGTATTCAGATCCACGCTTGGCTCAAACACGATCTTCTGCACGACCGGTTTCTCCAGCAGCGCCGACAACCGCTCGGTGAGCTGCTGACGATTGATCGAAATGCCGTGATGCGCGTGATCATCAACAAAGCGCATCGAACGGATATCCGCCTTGTCGATCGCCAGACCGATGTGCGCCATGCCAATGGACTCGGTGGCGTGGTTGAAAACGATCTTGCCGGCTGTAGGGATGACGAAAGTGATTTCGTTCTGCGGATCGGGGAGGGTGACGCTGAAGTCGCCGTGATAATGCATACGCCGAAAACTCACCCCGTCGTGCCGCCCGTAGACACCCCCGATGATGATGTTGGAGGGCGGCGGCGGAGTATCGGCGTAGCGGTTGCCGAAGAGCCTGGAGAACAGGGCGCCGAAGTCGGAAGAGGTGAGGTTGTCGGAGCGCAGGATGATCTTTTGGCGGGGTGGGGAGGTGGCGGTGATGGGCGGCATTTTGGAATGCGGGCTCTTGGGGCGACGGTCGAGATCGGTCGAGCGTAGGAGGCGGGTGTGACGGTTCAGTGACAAGGCGGAACCATGGACTGCTTTCAGGCAAAAGCAGACAGCCAATACTCGCACTTGTATATTCCCGGCATACAGATCACCACGACCGAACAGACTCGGGAACGTACGCATTCATGGATAGGAAAAAAGGCCAACCAGACAGCACTGACTGGGTCATCCGCAGTGTTCAACCAGGAGGAATCGAGCGTATTGAAGCGTGGTTCGGCAGCCACGGCTACGATCCTCATCGACATGACACCTACTCCATCGGCCGCACGTTGGCGGGCGTCCAGAGCTTTCACTATGTAGGCTCGTTGCGCCACGGTATCCCCGGCAATACGCTCGTGCTTCATCCAGACGAACTTCACGATGGCATGGCCGGGACTGATGCAGGCTTTCGTTATCGGATGGCTTACATTGATCCGGCAATGATTCAAAACATCCTGGGTGGCGAGCCCTTGCCTTTTATCACGGGGGGGCTTTCAAACGACCCACGGCTGTTACATGCCAGTGAAACATTTGTGCAAGCAGTGGATCATCCGCTGGAAGCATTGGAGCAACAGGACGCGCTGTATGACTTGGCAATGGCGTTGCGTGCCGTCGCGGGCAAGCCGCGCGGGCGCAAGCGCCTGGATTACCGCGCAGCCGAGCGTGCCAGAGCGTTCATCCTGGAACACTTGGATTCATGCATCACGCTGGAGATGCTCGAGTGTGCCAGCGGGCGCGAACGCTGGAGCCTGTCACGCGACTTCAGAACGCTTTACGGTACGAGTCCTTACCGATTTGTCACCCTGCGCCGCCTGGACCGGTTCCGCTCATTGGTGGTTGAAGGTTTTACCCTGGTCGATGCAGCGCTCGTCGCGGGGTTTCACGATCAAAGTCATATGACGCGACATTTCACCCGCTGTTACGGCATCCCGCCCATGCGCTGGCTGGAACGATTGCGCGCCGCACGCTGAGTTGCAGGATCGTACAAGAGACCCTATTCCTTGCTCTATAGGCTGGCGACTTCAACCACAGAGGATTCGTCATGGCAGAGCTCCGTCATCAATATTCATCAGTTCCTGTAAACCTGGCACATAAGGCTTCGCTGATCGAACAACAATGGAGTCCCAGGGTTGTGGCAGAGATGAATGACTACCAGTTCAAGGTTGTGCGAATCGAAGGCGAATTCATCTGGCACTCGCATCCTGAGACCGATGAAGCATTTCTTGTTTTGGAAGGCACCTTGCGCATTGATCTGCTGGAAGGCTGCGTCTATGTGAATCCAGGTGAACTCTATGTGGTACCCCGCGGCGTGGAACATCGCACGGCTGCCCAAGGTGAAGCCAAGCTGA
This window contains:
- a CDS encoding class I SAM-dependent methyltransferase, translating into MSNAWNEGYFTDEGYTYSYSREINPVFLRYCLLLRGFATLESNDGVHCELGFGQGVSINIHATANPGSFVGTDFHPGMAAHAIDLATAANNGARLYDDSFEQLLARNDLPQFDSISLHGIWTWVSRDNQKLIVEFARRHLKPGGMLYVSYNCFPGWSPSAPLRNLFSLHDRFANASARSDERIDAALEFSEALLAANPKYAAAAPSLGARLQSIKGQDRHYVAHEYFNRDWNCMYFADMVDALAPAKLDYATTAVPLDSVDPLNLSAEGMDFLETIEHPIMREQARDYFVNQHFRRDLYVRGATRLSAAERRARMLHSRFALLQPWETVAGSVTGPAGEATLQAEIYGPVFDALAAQNYAAKSMRQLLSETAMAYDDLEQALAVLIGMGAVAPCQSEAAESQVSGRCAALNLQLCKRSLYGANIQTLASPVTGGGVTVSRFQQLFLISIKQGKQQPAEWAQLAWGVISEQGEVLVDNGQPLLTAEANIAALTAQAQVFAEQTLPVLRALKIA
- a CDS encoding tyrosine-protein phosphatase, whose amino-acid sequence is MFQRLLCSLSVLSLSIAAAHAAEPVTLDTPRLSGIDNFRDIAGITTAYSTAHDGVMRSGVFYRSNALTPSATDLATLNGLGIKAIYDLRTPSEIAATPDTMITGAAYRNIDIIGSTTSGADITNISFHSAAEAVAMMEETNRAFVSDTGMRGQFGQLFNELASVDAAQLFHCTAGKDRTGWTAAVLQSIAGVDEATIMANYLATNDYTAARVAATLKALPPSMAAVYEPLLGVQASYLQAGLDQVAAEYGSMDNYLKQGLGLSQETIYVLRGKLVEYNSLPGQAGLVGNAAAGAELLRQLQNSELSGTYSAYNYYLQSAIDAGTLGGVESQVGGQVHADAASYLLRQNAMIEQAAAPFASGSDLKVGQYRLWSTALASYVGTDGSAHADSSNEHSQGLMLGITQRFSEQLSARGSFGYSKGSVGNAGGEADTDFTFLNLGARYGLTSLERGMFVDANASAGYVDYDSKRELGGGLGTAKGDTHGNLTGVTVALGYRLPLSSVIVEPSLGFRVSHLDLQGFKEKGSELALDVDGIEQTRRSAVANLDVSFAPVTMGAWQLVPGVRVGYERALGDQQVDSEGHLLGLDIEQRAAFDNRDQFSGGVNLMANLGALSVGAEVGANGGGDSHGFNGGLKASYAF
- a CDS encoding mechanosensitive ion channel family protein gives rise to the protein MTEDFIGFFTAHTILGISLANWVLAFLAATLSYLLTTTAIRFVFRKVQARASAGNGHLTYMASEVLAATSTTLLLLASILVGIGLLDLPERWLGRVSSLWFVVAALQVGLWTNRALALGLHRYFSRHNATGTFQASALATLSLWGVKVLLWAVILLAMLSNLGVNITAFVASLGVGGIAVALAVQNILGDVFASLSIAVDKPFEVGDFIVVGTLAGTVEHVGLKTTRIRSLGGEQIVMANADMIGSTIQNYKRLQERRVVFEFRLTYECTSEQIRQITQRVESIIKNEKQARFDRCHFRSFGESALEFETVYIVLDASYNVYMDVQQRINLAIMEAVADLDATFAFPARTVHVASLPEPSAQPARTQQPSRAQHA
- a CDS encoding helix-turn-helix transcriptional regulator — encoded protein: MPPITATSPPRQKIILRSDNLTSSDFGALFSRLFGNRYADTPPPPSNIIIGGVYGRHDGVSFRRMHYHGDFSVTLPDPQNEITFVIPTAGKIVFNHATESIGMAHIGLAIDKADIRSMRFVDDHAHHGISINRQQLTERLSALLEKPVVQKIVFEPSVDLNTPAFQGLKALIDLATGTEFDALINSGTLMPSRLREMLIDAVLEAWPHNFTEALRGPAPCVAPRHVKVAMEFIQAHPQQLVSGVDLARLSHVSQRALQEGFRRFVGMSIVAYQRQVRLQRAYEALVRGHAGSVTEVALSFGFSNVGRFCQYFQSAYGVSPAELKARR
- a CDS encoding AraC family transcriptional regulator; protein product: MDRKKGQPDSTDWVIRSVQPGGIERIEAWFGSHGYDPHRHDTYSIGRTLAGVQSFHYVGSLRHGIPGNTLVLHPDELHDGMAGTDAGFRYRMAYIDPAMIQNILGGEPLPFITGGLSNDPRLLHASETFVQAVDHPLEALEQQDALYDLAMALRAVAGKPRGRKRLDYRAAERARAFILEHLDSCITLEMLECASGRERWSLSRDFRTLYGTSPYRFVTLRRLDRFRSLVVEGFTLVDAALVAGFHDQSHMTRHFTRCYGIPPMRWLERLRAAR
- a CDS encoding cupin domain-containing protein — protein: MAELRHQYSSVPVNLAHKASLIEQQWSPRVVAEMNDYQFKVVRIEGEFIWHSHPETDEAFLVLEGTLRIDLLEGCVYVNPGELYVVPRGVEHRTAAQGEAKLMMIEPRGILNTGHEDGERTALNDVWI